The genomic interval TCAACTTTTGCAAGTCCAGTTACAACTTCTGGTCCATATCCTTTTTTATATTCAGAAAATTCACTGTTATCAAATAAACGTCCTATTATATCATAGATATTATAGATTTTCTTTTGATTCATTGGAAGTATTGAATATAAATCATTTGGATCTAAAGCTGGTTCAGTTGGTTCATCGACTCTGAAGAATTCTAAGTCATAAGCTGGTAAGTAATCCATATATTTTTTAATACCATCTATAACTCCAATTTCATCATCATAAACTTCTCTAAAGAAACCTGTTTTATCATAGTGAACATGGATAGTTCCTGGAACTTCAACTTGTTTAGCAGCTATTGTAGCTTCAGCTATTTGAATAGCCCCTTCCATGTCGATATATCCTTTAGGATTCATTCCTCCAACAATTCCTGCTCCTCCAACTGCCATGTTAGCATCTTTGTGAGCTATTAATATTGTAGGACTGATACTGTGGTATCCTCCACCTGCTGGGTTTGTTCCATAAATTCCAACTATTACAGGTATACCTAATTGTTGTAATTCTGCATTACGGAAGAATGGAGTCCCTCCACCTCTTCTATTTGCATAAACTTTTTCTTGTTCATCAAGTTTAACACCACTACAATTTAGTACATAAACTAAAGGAATTCCTAAACATTTAGCTGTGTCTGATGCTCTTAATAAGTTATCTGCTTGTCCTGGAACCCAAGCTCCAACTATTTTCTTGTTATCAGATGCAACAACTACTGCCCATTTTCCTCCAATTCTTCCTAGCCCTTTTACTATCCCTGTTCCAGTTTCAAAATCTTCTGGATTGTATAGAGTATTTAAAGGATACCAAGTTCCTTCATCTACTAATTCTGCTATTCTTTCTAATGCAGTCATTTGATTTTTATCATGAATTTTTTCATCAGGAGTTCCTGCGTCTTGCATTGCAGCAATACTTTCAGCAATCGCTGCTTCGATTTCTCTTACTGCATTTTCATTAGCTTCATCTATATTAGCTAGTGAATTCCCAACTTGTGGCATATTTTGAAAATATTTTGGCATTGAATAATTCATCTATTATCTCCTCTCTTATTCTTCTACTGGAACTTTTATAAATGCTTGTCCTGGATCTATATCTTCTCTTATCATTTTGATAATTTCTTCAGTTGGAGCTTCTAATTGAACAGCTCTTGAAGTATCAAGTTCAAATCCAGTATTTTCAACTATGTCTTCTATAGTTACACCTGGATAGTATCCAGCTAAGTACATTCTCTTAGTTTTTTCATCAAATCTTAAGATACCTTTATCTGTAACAACTGCTAAAGGTCCTCTGTTACCAGGAAGTCCTAATTTTTCTCTTCCTCCTGGTCCTCCTGCCCAACCAACACTTGTTACATAGTCAATTTTTTCAATAAATCTTCTTTTTTCATGTTGCATCATAATTACAGTATTTGAATAAGTAGCTATACCATTAGCTCCTCCACTTCCTGTAAATCTTGTTTTTGGTTTTACATAGTCATCACCGATGATAGTAGAGTTTAAATCTCCATAAGGATTTATTTGAGCTCCTCCAATGAAAGCTATCATTCTATCGTTACCATTTAAATATTCGTTTGTTTCAAAACCTATGAATCTTACATTTGGCCATTGAACAGCACAGTGTCCCATAAGTCTTAAGTCTCCAACACTTCTTGGAACTTCTATTGGACTACAATCCATTAATCCACTTTCAACTATTAGTTTACAATTAGGGGCGAATTTATTTTTAGCAACAGTTGCTCCTATTAAAGGTAATCCTGTCCCTACTATAACTATTTGCCCATCTTTTATTTCTTTAGCAATAGTAATAGCTTGCATTTCTTTATTTGTATAATTTTTATAATTCTTTGCCATTATTATTCACCATCCTTAACTAATTTTGCAGCATATTGGAATCCTGGAACTACTCTTAATTTACTTACTCTTGGTAAACCTAATTTAGCTAAGTATCCATCATGATCTTTAACATCTATAACCCATTCTTGTATGAATTTTTCAAAATCTTCATCTGTTTTAGTTACAGAGTCATACATTTTATAGAATGCTGGGTCATAATCATAGTAGTTATATAATTGTGATGGGTGACATCCATAAGGTACATGAACTACTGCATCAACACAGAATTCAGGTATAGAGTTTTTAGAAGGATCTCTTCTGATTTCTTCTTCTGTTACTATTTCTTCAGCTATAACTATAACTTTTCTTGCAGCAATAGCTATGTCAACATCATGGAATTCATCTCCTTCTATTGAACAAGTTCCGTTAATAGAAGCTTTTTGAACAGAAATTATAGCTGTATCTAGTCTTGGAACTGGAACTGCTATTACATCTTCTCCTTCTTTGAAAGGATTTGGAATTCTTTCTAATTTTTTATCAGGCAATTTAGGAATTGTCTTTCTGATTTCTGCACTTATTCCCCATTTATATTCTAAGTCACTACCTTCCATTAATTTTACTGGTAAATATGGTAATCCTAATGAAGAAGCATGTAACATTAACATAATAACGTCTTGAGAATAATCTTCTAATAATAAATTATGTTTCTTTTCTACTGCATCTCTGAATCTTCTACAAACATTTGTATATCCTGAGTTAGCTATGTAACAGTTTATGAAAGCTTTTATTCTTCCACATCCTATTAACATATCCCAATCTCCTCCTGCTGGACCAGAATATCCAATAAAATCAGTTTGTCCTTGTCTAATAATTTCGTAAACAGCCGCATAAGGCTTTCTGTTTGTTGTGAATCCTCCAAAACATAAACTATCTCCAGATTCAACATATTTTGCTATTGCATCGTGTAAAGACATTACCTTGCTCACAAAAATCCCTCCTAAATTTTTTTTATAAATAGTATAAGATTGAGCCTAAGCCCAACCTTATGACTATTTTTATATAATTTTAAATATTGTTACTAACAATTTTTTTTACATAGTTCCTTTAAATATCATCATAAAGAATCCAGCTGCAACAGCTGATCCTATAACTCCTGCAACATTAGGTCCCATTGCGTGCATTAATAAGAAGTTA from Fusobacterium pseudoperiodonticum carries:
- the gctB gene encoding glutaconate CoA-transferase subunit B; this encodes MAKNYKNYTNKEMQAITIAKEIKDGQIVIVGTGLPLIGATVAKNKFAPNCKLIVESGLMDCSPIEVPRSVGDLRLMGHCAVQWPNVRFIGFETNEYLNGNDRMIAFIGGAQINPYGDLNSTIIGDDYVKPKTRFTGSGGANGIATYSNTVIMMQHEKRRFIEKIDYVTSVGWAGGPGGREKLGLPGNRGPLAVVTDKGILRFDEKTKRMYLAGYYPGVTIEDIVENTGFELDTSRAVQLEAPTEEIIKMIREDIDPGQAFIKVPVEE
- the gctA gene encoding glutaconate CoA-transferase subunit A: MSKVMSLHDAIAKYVESGDSLCFGGFTTNRKPYAAVYEIIRQGQTDFIGYSGPAGGDWDMLIGCGRIKAFINCYIANSGYTNVCRRFRDAVEKKHNLLLEDYSQDVIMLMLHASSLGLPYLPVKLMEGSDLEYKWGISAEIRKTIPKLPDKKLERIPNPFKEGEDVIAVPVPRLDTAIISVQKASINGTCSIEGDEFHDVDIAIAARKVIVIAEEIVTEEEIRRDPSKNSIPEFCVDAVVHVPYGCHPSQLYNYYDYDPAFYKMYDSVTKTDEDFEKFIQEWVIDVKDHDGYLAKLGLPRVSKLRVVPGFQYAAKLVKDGE
- a CDS encoding acyl-CoA carboxylase subunit beta; the encoded protein is MNYSMPKYFQNMPQVGNSLANIDEANENAVREIEAAIAESIAAMQDAGTPDEKIHDKNQMTALERIAELVDEGTWYPLNTLYNPEDFETGTGIVKGLGRIGGKWAVVVASDNKKIVGAWVPGQADNLLRASDTAKCLGIPLVYVLNCSGVKLDEQEKVYANRRGGGTPFFRNAELQQLGIPVIVGIYGTNPAGGGYHSISPTILIAHKDANMAVGGAGIVGGMNPKGYIDMEGAIQIAEATIAAKQVEVPGTIHVHYDKTGFFREVYDDEIGVIDGIKKYMDYLPAYDLEFFRVDEPTEPALDPNDLYSILPMNQKKIYNIYDIIGRLFDNSEFSEYKKGYGPEVVTGLAKVDGLLVGVVANAQGLLMNYPEYREKAVGIGGKLYRQGLIKMSEFVTLCSRDRLPIVWLQDTSGIDVGNPAEEAELLGLGQSLIYSIENSHVPQIEITLRKGSAAAHYVLGGPQGNNTNAFSLGTAATEVYVMNGETAASAMYSRRLAKDYKAGKDLQPTIDKMNQLINEYTAKSRPAYCAKTGMVDEIVPLYDLRGYISAFANAVYQNPKSICAFHQMILPRAIREFETYTKK